The region TTAATGGTATTTTTGAGGGACGATTTGATATTATCCTCACCAATCCTCCTTTCGGTGCAAATGTCGAATCTACCGATAAAGTACTTGAGGTTGATATTAATGTAAACCCTGAATCCGAACGTCGTTACTTAAGTGAATATGGGGAACTTTATATACAATCTCAGGCAAGAGTGAGGGCGGCATTAAATAAACCTATTGCAAGTTTGTTTGATTTACCGAAAAATGAGAAATCAAAGATAAAAACGGAAATACTATTTATTGAACGTTGTTTGGATCTTCTTAAACCTGGAGGTCGAATGGGAATAGTTCTACCTGAAGGTGTTTTTAATAATCCATCTCTCGCATATGTACGTGAGTTCACTGAGAATCGAGCTTTTATTCGTGCAATTGTAAGTTTACCCCCAGAGACCTTTATGAGTTCTGGGGCAAGTGTAAAGTGCTCTCTACTTTTCCTTAAGAAATTTACGGAAGAGGAAGAAGAACTCTATAATGAAATTAATAAAAATGCTAAATTAGAAATTGAAAATCTTTATGCTAAAGAAATTATTGCTGTAAAAAATAGGTTGGAAACAAGAATGAAACAGTTGAAAGACAGTGGAGACACTGAGGAACGAAAAGCAGTGATAAAGGAATTAAAAGAATATCTTAAAACAATGGAAGAAAGGAAATTAAACGAGTCTAGACAATTGTTAAAGGATCGTTTTGACTACCCAATTTTTATGTACGAAGCAGATAAAGTTGGTATTAACGCTACAGGTGAAGAGGATCTAAATGAATTATATCCTAACGTAAATCAGCCGCAATTTTTGGAAAAAACTTGTTTAGAATGGTATCGTCAATTTCAAAATTCTCAAGACTCCGCTATAAATATAGATACAGAGGAGGCAGAGTAATGGATACAACCACTCCAGTTCGCAGAGTAAGTTTCAGTCAACTAGGACGCTGGGATGTGAAATTTTACGCTAATAGTATAAAATCCGTGTATCCTTTAGTTCCGTTGAAAAATCTTGTTATTGAACATAACGAAAAAGAACAACTTTACAATTTTCCTGAAGAATCGTATAAAATTTTGGGTGTGAATAACACTCAAGGGATATTTCATGCATACGATTCTCTGGGAAAAGATATCAATCAGTCATATAAAAGAGTTAGCGCAGGGGATTTCGCCTATAATCCATATCGGATTAATGTTGGATCAATTGGTTGGGTGCCATTAGAGCATGATGGAGCATATATTAGTCCAGCTTATGTAGTTTTTTCAGTTAATCAGAAGGAAATTCTCCCTGAGATTTTTTGGCTTATTTTAAAATCAAGTTTTTTTAATGAGAGCTTACGAGCAGCTACAGCGGGTTCCGTTAGAATGAATCTAACTTTTCCTTTACTTGAATCATTACAAATTCCCATTCCGCCAATATCAATTCAAAAGAAGATTCTAGAGAATTGGCATACGGCCACACGTAAATTAACAAAAATAAACCTTGATTTAAACAAATTACCAAAAGAGCTAGAGAGATATATATTAGGTCAACTGGGTCTTAAAACAAAAGAAATCACTCAACAACCTAAGGTTATTACAACTAACTGGACGAAACTTACAAAATGGAGTCAACGAGCAACTCATTTATTAAACCAGGTTTCACAAATAACAATGGGGAATTATCCTGTGGTAATTGGAAGGGATTGTATAAGTGAAGTTAAGCATGGTTGTTCTGGCAGTCCGAGTAATAAGCCAACAAAACTGAAAGTATTGAAGTTAAGTGCAGTTACTAGCGGGGTCTTCTTAGAAGAAGAAACAAAATATATAACCGACAAGTTACAGTACAGAGTAAGCTTTGATCTAAAAGTGGGCGATATACTAATTTGTCGTACTAACGGAACTTTAGCATACGTAGGACGACCAGCGCTTATTCAAAAAGATTATAAGGATATAATTTTTCCGGATAAATTAATGCGCATCCGATGTAAAAAAAATATTTTACCTGAATACTTGGAGTATATTCTATCTACAAGTATTATACGTCCACAAATTGAAGCAAACGCTAGGACTGCAGTAGGGAACTATGCGATTGGTAACGAAGATATATTTAACATTGATTTTCCATTGCCACCAATTCATATGCAGCTCAAATTAGTAGAGAAAATAAAAGAGGTTAAGGATATGGTAGCTGAGATGAAAGAAAATTCGAAAACTATACTTGATGATGCAGAAAAGGTTATTGAAAAAATTATCCTTGAAGGTTATCCTTCTACAAATCCAATTAATAATCTAGTGATAAGTGAAGAAGCTACATCATGAAAGAGAAATACCTTTACTGAATTGAATTTCTTTTGCTTTTTATTCGCTGTTGGTTCAATTTGAAAATCTAACTCAATGGGGATGTATAGTATATGGTATTGTTTGTTCTTTGTTAGGAGATGCTCGTGTTTGCCTTAAAGACTTGAATAATTTAAATTATGATATCTAACTTGTTTATACTGCTGGAGGTAATCGTGATCTGTGGCCTGCAACTGTTATTCCCCGATATAGGAGTATAAAGCGATGGCCATAATAAATATGTTGCTGATAATATCCTTTATCATGCTTTGCTGCTGGTTCAGATAGACGGATATCACGGAGCGGCGGATTTCCAATAAGATAACTTACCCAGCAATTTTATCATTGATAGTGCTCAGTATAGGATTCAGCCCGGAATGTTTATGGAGG is a window of Paenibacillus sp. FSL H3-0469 DNA encoding:
- a CDS encoding restriction endonuclease subunit S; translation: MDTTTPVRRVSFSQLGRWDVKFYANSIKSVYPLVPLKNLVIEHNEKEQLYNFPEESYKILGVNNTQGIFHAYDSLGKDINQSYKRVSAGDFAYNPYRINVGSIGWVPLEHDGAYISPAYVVFSVNQKEILPEIFWLILKSSFFNESLRAATAGSVRMNLTFPLLESLQIPIPPISIQKKILENWHTATRKLTKINLDLNKLPKELERYILGQLGLKTKEITQQPKVITTNWTKLTKWSQRATHLLNQVSQITMGNYPVVIGRDCISEVKHGCSGSPSNKPTKLKVLKLSAVTSGVFLEEETKYITDKLQYRVSFDLKVGDILICRTNGTLAYVGRPALIQKDYKDIIFPDKLMRIRCKKNILPEYLEYILSTSIIRPQIEANARTAVGNYAIGNEDIFNIDFPLPPIHMQLKLVEKIKEVKDMVAEMKENSKTILDDAEKVIEKIILEGYPSTNPINNLVISEEATS